GGGTTCTGATAACCCAGTACGACGGAAGAAAGAACCTGAACAAGAGCGTTTCGGAACTGGTACAGGAAACATTCCAGGGCAAAGTGTTCAGCACCCATATACGCAACTCCATTGCGCTGGCCGAAGCCCCGACACAAGGGCAGGATATTTTTCACTATGCCCCAAAATCTGCCGGGGCAGAGGACTACGAAAAGGTATGTAACGAACTGCTAACAGAAATAAAGTAACCATATGGCAAAGAAGAACGATTTAAAAAACAGTATGTCGGCCGGGCTGACCGGGGGATTAGACAGCCTGATCCAATCCACGGCCGGGCAAAAAGAGGCTCAAAAGCCGAAGAAAGCGAAAACCGTGCATTGTAATTTTGTCATGGACGAAACCTATCACCAGAACTTAAAGCTGATCGCGATCCGCAAAGGCGATTCGCTAAAATCGGTATTGCAAGAGGCTATATCTGACTACTTGGATAAAAACAGTTCCCTGCTATAACAGCGTATCGGGAATATACAGGGCAAACACTCCACAAAAGAAATTCTCCAGGAAAAAGGTACGCAGAAAAGCAACCCTACACATAAATTACAGATGATAAAAGCAATAAAAAACCCGTTGGCAGGATTAATCTTGCGTATGTTTAACCTGCCAACGGGTACGATATTAATAAACGTTTGGATTAAGGTTAGACTTTTACGTCTTTATCTGCTTTATCTGCATTACCCCAGTCTGTTGTCTCTGCATCAAACTGGATCGGATTCAACACAGCCTCTCCCTGATCATTATAACCACCACCGAAAATCAACGTGTAGATATGACGCTTGCCCGCTACCCATGTATCTCCGAACGGAACATAAATTGTTTTGTATTCGCTTGCTGAACCCAACAGATAAACTCCGTTCTGCCGGATTTTGCAGGAGATCTCCAGATAACATTGCTTCGCATTATCGGCATCATGCTTGGTTTTGGTGTCTGTTCCGGAAACGTTCCAAGCAGTCAGCGTCTGTGGTATATTCAGCATAGGAGTAGTTGTGGTAATATCGGTAACTGGGTCATTACCTTCGACCGTGATGGATTTGTCTTTCACTACGGTAAATGTGCCCAGACCTGATGCTTCACTTGGTAAACCATCAAGATCACTCCAATTCCCCGTTACATCGGCTGCCGCAGGCAATGTGAAGACGCCGCCCATTTTGACATTATAAATCTTGATCATGTTGATGTCCACCTGCATGTTATCGTATTCGGTCTTTGCTTTGAATACGACCTGTGACAGAATATGCTTGAAGTTAAATTTCACTACTCCGTTGTTCATGTCTTTTGTCCGGTCTTTGGCTATGGCATACATCACGTCGTAGTTTTCATGACCATTGTTGGCTCCATACTCATCGATGCAGCTATACCTTATCTTTTGGACATCCTTGGTGACTTCCCAACTATAAAACCCCATCATATCGTCACTAACCGTTCCGGGATTGAACGCGTAAAAGTCCAAAGCCTCGGTAGGCCAATAACGAAGGTCGCTCGCTTTTTTATAATCCCACTTATTATCTTTGTACACGATGTTCACTCCGTCATGTCCAAATACCATGTGGTCCGTTCCCATGAAGACAGTACCATCCGCCGTAAAAGCGAACACGTCGAAATCGGTGTTCTTCAAGTTGTCGGGGGTAGTAGGGGTAGCCCTCGTTTCCGCCGCATTACTTAACACGTTAAAACCAATCGCATTCCGTGAGGAGGTTTCCACATTCGCAATCTCCTCGTCTGAGCAACCCATGAGTAGAGCTCCAAAGATTGCCCAAAGCATTACTGTACTTTTTTTCATAAATAAAAATAAATCAAATTGATACATATAATTAATAAACTCATATTACAACACTATATCCATATTCACATCATCCCAATCATCAACGTCCACATCAAATCCCGCACCGTCACTTCCCGGCTCGGATGGAACCTCATAATCAAAATTCAACACCAGATGCACATCACCGACATGCCCCACTACCGGGACATCATGCACTTGGCCGCTCACGTCCTGTTCCAATACAGACATGCTGCCTGAACGGTTCTTGAGATACAACCGGAAAACATTGGGCTCTCCTTCAAGTGCGGAATGTCCAAACGTATAGAATCCGCCTATAATCTGATTCCGTGAAACCATTCCATCAAAGAGCAGGCTCTCCGAAAGACCGGCGGGCAAACTGTCGGCGGACATGTTAAGCGAGCCGGACATGCCGGAAAGAGCGGCCCGCAAATCCGCCACCCTATCCAGTCCCCGAAGACCGTTCACCTCATACGTGTAGTGACATACCATGTTTACGGGAGTCAGCCGTACTATCTCCGCGCTTCCTCCCGGAATGTCCTTGAGGATAACTTCGTCTATATGGTCGCCACACAGCCAAGGTGGGGTGACAGCCATTGTCCGGTTATCCGGCGACTGCACATCACGCGTATCGGCAGTAAAAAGCGTGTAACTGCCGTTTTCTTTCCAAACCATCCCGTCGGTATCGTAGTTGAAGCAAATTACCCGGTAATCATTCTCGGGAAGCTCCACTTCCCCATCCTCTCCTCCGGGGAAATCAAATATCCACGTGTTGCTTTCATCGTCGGTCGGATAAAATACGACCCTCATGCCTTCAGGCTTGTCATGATTGGAAATCTTGGTCCAGTCGAATACTACCCGCACCGTGGCAAAGTGCGGATGATCGTAACATAAATCCTTATGCTCACAAGCCGTCAGTCCTATCCATAAAAATATGAACACCAGACTAAAGCGTATCCGTATCACTGCCTGCCTCCTTTCTTCCGGCTATAATTCCCCCGCCCGATCAACCACACCAAAGAGATACCCGCCTTGGTCGGGCCGAACCAGCAGCGTTTTTTAGTGGTCTGCCATACATAGTGACCGTCCAAAGGGATGTACTCCTTGTACAATCCTCCAAGGTAGCCGATTCCCAACGTGAAATCCACATTGAACCGATGTCCCACAGGTAACGAGTAGCCGTAAGCCACGCCTCCCCCGTAACTCCATTTATCCCCCAAGTAACCTTTCCCACCCAATTCGAAATCATAGGTGACGATCTGCCCGTACAATCCGACATGATGCCCGGAAAACGGTTTTTCCACCGCTCTCCGACCGAACCAGCGGCGCAACTCCACATCTCCCCCATAGATACGCCAATAATTATGCTTCCGATCACTTTTCCACCAGGCATACATCCAATTCCCGGCCACAGACCAGTTCTTCCCCAAACAGAACTCAACCCCGATGTCAGGTATCAAAACAGCGTCATAAAGCAAGTTTGTTTTCACCGCCATGCAAAACGGCCGTTTCTTTACCGGAGCTATGACGGTAACGGTATCACGGATGCACAACGTATCACGTGTATGTATATATACCGTATCTCTGACGGGATTTATCGGATCACTATCATAGCATATTTTCACCATCGACGAACGAAGTTTCGGAAAATGGAATTTATACAAATATGAGTATGGCCTCCCCCCTTTCAGTCTTTTCAGTTCTCCCCCCCAATAAGGGCTGTCCTGGTTTTCCAAACGTACGATCTTCTCCAACAAACGAAGGACATCCTCCCTCTCCGGAACATTCACATCCGCTCTCACCATCGTTATAAGTCCGTTCCAGTCGCTTCCCGAAAAATGAAAATCCCTCTCCAATACCGGAATCTTTATATAAGGTGATATATACCGCCACAAAACCTCTGCTCGTTTTTCAGACAGCCTTCCATTCAACAGCCCCCCTCCTTCCGGGGAAGCTCCTCCTATTATTTGAATTTTCCTGATAAGACGGACGGAGTCGTTCAATGCGGAACAGATTTTAGCAAACCGCTCCATCTCGTTCCCATTGTCAAGTAAACATGTATCTATATTTACCTTTCCTTGATGAAAATAGATCCTTACCGAATCACGCTTCTCCTGAGCGGATATTTCTCCGCTTATACTCAACACGAGCACGAACAATACACATTTAATATAAAAAAACATCTTTTCGTCATTTAATCATTTGTTAATATGACAATCCAAACCCAGGCTTTTACACCCCCTGAATTTCAACCGCTAAAGATATGCACTTATAAACCAACCTCCAAAGCAAAAAACAAGTATTTTAAACTTATAAATACTTAAAAAGACAACCACACAACAGCTACAACACTTACCACAGCAGCCAATCACGCTTACACAACAATTAAAAACACTTAACATCATAAAGAAAAGTACTTAAACATACAAAAAAAAAAAACAGTTATTTTTGCAGGAAACATTATACTTAATAACACTTAAAACAATAAAACACATGAAATTCAGCACAAAAGCCGCTACTTTTCTAAGTTCAATAAAAACTCAAACTTACGACAAAAAAGAAAGAGAAATGATAATAACGTATCCCTTAATTCCGCAACACTATTATAAAATATTTTTTTTAAGTACCTGAGCAACAAAAAGTTGCTCAGGATTTTGCCATGTCAGAGGATTCACTTAACTTAGTGTTGCAAAAAAATAATCAAACAAAACCTCATCAGGCATGGCAAAAATACAAATAAAATCCGAGAAGCTCACTCCTTTTGGAGGAATATTTTCAATCATGGAGCAATTTGACTCCACATTGTCATCTGTAATCGACTCGACACTCGGTCTAAGGTGTAGCTCGTTCGGTTATCAGTACAGTGAAATCGTCCGTTCCCTCATGAGTATCTACTTCTGTGGTGGCTCATGCATTGAGGATGTCACTACTCATTTGATGAACCATCTCTCGCTCCATCCGACACTTCGTACTTGTAGTTCTGATACTATCCTCAGAGCGATAAAGGAACTGACGCAAGGAAACATCTCATACACATCAGATACGGGTAAGAACTACGATTTCAACACGGCTGACACACTCAATACCTTACTGCTCAATTGTATGTTTGCATCCGGCCAACTGAAAGAGGGCGAGATGTATGATGTTGATTTCGACCATCAGTTCATAGAGACTGAGAAGTATGATGCAAAGCCTACATACAAGAAGTTCCTTGGTTATCGCCCTGGCGTGGCGGTTATTGACGACTTGATTGTTGGCATTGAGAATAGCGATGGTAACACCAACGTTCGTTTTCATCAGAAGGACACGCTGAAGAGATTCTTTGAGAGATTTGAGCAGAACGGACTTACAATCAATCGTTTCAGAGCTGATTGTGGATCATGTTCCGAGGAAATCGTGGAGGAAATAGAGAAACACAGCAAATCCTTCTATATCCGCGCAAACCGCTGCAGTTCGCTCTACAATGACATCTTTGCTCTTAGAGGCTGGAAGACTGAGGAAATCAATGGCATTGAGTTCGAATTGAACTCTATTCTTGTTGAGAAGTGGAAGGGTAAAGCATACCGACTTGTGATTCAAAGACAGAAACGGATGGACGGTGTGCTGGATCTTTGGGAAGGAGAATACACATACCGTTGTATCCTGACTAACGACTATGAATCTTCCACAAGAGAAATTGTCGAGTTCTATAACCTTCGTGGAGGAAAGGAACGTATCTTCGATGATATGAACAATGGTTTCGGGTGGGACAGATTGCCCAAATCCTTCATGGCAGAGAACACTGTGTTCCTTCTTCTTACGGCACTTATCCGTAATTTCTACAAGGCCATTATCCACAGACTTGACGTAAAGAGGTTCGGACTCAATGCAACAAGTCGCATAAAAGCGTTTGTCTTCAGGTTTGTCTCTGTACCAGCCAAGTGGATCAGAACATCAAGGCGGTATGTGCTGAATATCTATACCTGTAATAATGCTTACGCAGATATTTTTCAGACTGATTTTGGATAACGCCTACAACTTATGGGTATGATACTGCGTATTGCCTCAAGTCGCATAGTGGGGCAAGGGGATATTGTGGGCAGAAGTGGGTATTTCAGCCTCAATTTATCTGCTAATTCAGTGATGAGAGGACGTTTAGACGCAAGAAGGACGCTGAAGAGCTTAGTTGCGGATTTGAGGGTATCAACAAAAACGAGTCTTTCATCTATCCCTGCTCATGCTGGTCTTATGCGCACCCATATACATATATTCAGTTCCATTTCCCAATGAACAGTTTTATTATATTAACAGCGTATTATTCCTGTTTATCATTATGTGCACTCTCGCTTATTTTAAAAAGAGAGTAAATCTGACCACGACCTTTTCCATTATACTGATAGCCATACATATCGAGATTTTTATCGAAATAATTTATTGCTCAATATGTAGCGGACATGAATATAGTTATCAAAGAGCATTGATAATGAGTAACATTACTATCTCTCTCTTATTTACCATGCTTTCCATCTGTGCCTATATGAGTAATATCTCCATCCTATTGTCCTCCCTTACCATAGCTTCCTATACAATCTGCACACTTATCACCGACGAACCGTTCCTATACAGTTATCTGCCTTTGATCATCATCATATACACCATGATCCCCTTATTAGGAAGATCCTTACGCAGTAATATCAGCAGCTTGCTAAAAAGTAGCAACTTGCTAAAAGAGGAAGAGGAAATGCTTTTGAAACGTCTCCAAATGAAAAAGGAAGAACTATTCGCGTTCGCCGAGTTGTTAAGCGAGAATAACCCGGAAGAAAAGACAAGCTCCCTGTTAAACATAATAGGGGAACAATCCAAAGAAAATCTTTTTACAGCCCTTGCCGCATACCAGAAAAAGGAAAAAAGTAAACTTGATACAATCAGGAGAATATATCCCAATTTATCCCCGTCCGAATTAAACATCTGCCGTTTAATACTGCAAGACAAGACCGTCAGCCAAATATGCGAATTATTACATCGGAGTAGCGGAAACATAACCAGCCAACGAGCGAACATACGTGCCAAACTCGGACTGAAAAAAAGCGACAATTTAAAAGAAGCATTACAAGAACGCATGAGGCTGTATGAAGAAGAACACCACCGGCAAGAGGAGTTTTCAGCCATGCGTTAGGGATTGCAGAGTAAAGCCCACAGCCTTTAGGCGAGGACTTGAAACGTAAAGCCCGACCGTCCCACGGGAACGCCCAAAAGAAAAAGAATCCCCCGAACATTCATCCGGGGGACATCCAAGCCGTCACGTCAATTATAATACAGATTCAGATCATCCGTGCCAATCTCCTTTCCGTCCCGGAAAACAAGGCGTAAATCAATCCTCTCTCTGTTTTCATTGCCACAAAGATAGACATACCGGCCAACATACGCATCATACTTATCAATCAGTTCTAACGGTATGACCGGCATGGGAAAAGGATACACCTATATTGCATATAGCGGAAAATTTGTAAGATTACCCTGTACTTTATAAGGCAACATAGAAAATCTCTCCGCATGCAATTCCGGTCTTTTTCCCAGTAATGCTGTCAACGAATTGGCCCGGACATTCCCTTCGGCCTTCACTTCTATCGGCACCATTTGGGCATTACGTTGAATAACAAAATCCAACTCAAGACGCGAATTGTCTGTGTTATGGTAATAAATCGGTGACACGCCCTTACTTTTCATCTGCTGCAATACATACTGTTCAGTCATTCCTCCCTTGTATTCCTTAAATATGTCGTTTTTAATCAAGACTTGGGCCGGATCTGTCTTGACCATAGCACCCATAAGCCCCAAATCAACCATATAGAGTTTGAAAGCCGACAGGTCTTCATAAATATCAAGCGGAAGCTCCGGTTTGGTACATCGAGGCACTTTATACAACAACCCGGCATTTACAAGCCATTGAATGGCCATCTCAAAATCATTGGCTCTGGCACCTTTTCGCAAAGCTCCGTAAATGAATTTCTTGTTTTCTTTAAATAATTGGGAAGGAATGCTGTTCCATACCATTCGGACACGCGGAACCTGTTCTTTGGGCGCATGTTTTGAGAAGTCAAGATCATAGCCTTGCAAAATCTCCGACTGTATTCTTCTGACTTCCAGCAAGGAATCCGTTTCTACATATTTGAGTACAACTTCCGGCATACCACCTACATAATAATATTGCCGAAGGAGATCCGTATATTTGTCATGCAGGAGGCTTATCGTTTCAAAATCCCCACTCATAAGCAATTTACAAGCTTCTTCTTCTCCCTTGGCGACAAGAAACTCTTCAAAGTTCATAGGAAATATATTGATGACATTTACCTTCCCTACGGGATAAGACACATCCTGATGAAGGGATATCCCCAAAAGTGAACCTGCCACAGCTATATGATACTCCGGAACCTCCTCTTTAAAATACTTCAAAGATTCCAGTGCTTCCGGGATATCTTGTATCTCATCAAGGATAATAAGCGTATCACCCGGAGTAATGTCAACGGAAGTCATCGCACGCAGCCCCCGTAAAATTCTGTCAACATTGAAATCCTGAGAAAAAAGCTGGCGTGCAAGGTTATTCTTACGGCATACCACATAAGCCTCTTTTTTGTATTCAAGTTTGGCAAACTCATGGAGCAGCCATGTTTTCCCAACTTGTCGGGCACCATTTAAAATCAGAGGTTTTCTATCCTCACGGTTTTTCCATTCTATAAGTTGTTGCAAAACAAATCTTTTCATCTACAAACAGCATTTTTATACATGTAAAAACAGCGTATAATACATTTATCCGCACTTATTTAAAGCACAAATATAAGAAAATAAACAGATAATAGAAGCAATCTTATACATTTTTCCGCACTTTAATCAACTCCAATGGAAAGCAGTAGCCAATTTAGGATTGCCTTCTCCACGCTCGATGGCCACCAGCGTATTGATGCCCACGCCCGCCAGTTCGGAGAAGTTCCAGCTGATTGACCTTCAAACTCTTCCTGCACTCTTTAATCATCTTTCCTAGCTCTTTCATATTCACAACACATTGTGATTTTAGTCAGTTTTCATCCTAGTTCAAAGAAAAAAACAGCCGATAAAGCAACTATAATCATTGTATTCATATAGATTAACATCATATATTCAAGTTAATCTATATATTTACATGGATTATTTGTATATTTGCAAAAAAGGAACAACCATGTGGAATGAAATGAGCAATCCAGCTGTGCTGATGAGAATCGGCCAGCGCATCAAAGAGACACGTATCAGGCAGCATATCACGCAGGAAGAACTGGCAACGGCTTCCGGTGTAAGCCCCTTGACCGTTGCGAACATCGAGAAGGGCAAATCGGTATCGCTGCTGTTGTTCATCAGCGTACTCCGCTCGCTCGGCCTGCTGGAGAACCTGGAGCAACTGGTACCGGAAATCCGGGTCAGCCCGATAGAGCTCAAAAAACTGCAAGGAAAGAAACGCTACCGTGTACGCCATTTAAAACAAGATAACCATGAATGATTTGATAGTAGATGTAAAGCTATGGGGAGAAAGCGTAGGCTCTCTCTATTGGGAAAAGGAAAGCAATGCCGCCTTGTTCGACTATGAACGGAAGTTCATCCGCTCCGGTCTTGACATTTCTCCCATCATCATGCCCATCAGCCAGTACAGGAACACCCCCTACCGGTTCCTTGAAAACCGTACCGACTGTTTCAAGGGGTTGCCCGGCCTGTTTGCCGATTCACTGCCGGACACTTTCGGAAACCAGATCATCAATGAATGGTTTGCCAGCAAGGGATTGTCCGGAGAAGAGATTACCCCTTTAGACAGGCTTTGCTATGTAGGCAAACGTGGCATGGGCGCACTGGAGTTTGAGCCGTCCTCGCCAATCAACGGCATGAACGAATCATCAGTGCTCCATATCGAGGAACTGACGGAGCTTGCCAAATCCGTATTCACGGACAGAATGGCTTTTCAGGTCCAACTGCGCCAGGAAGGAAGAAACATTCTGGATATACTGAAAGTGGGAACATCTGCCGGAGGTGCCAAGCCCAAGGCCATCATCGCCTACAACGATATTACCGGAGAGGTACGCTCCGGACAGGTAAAAGCTCCTGAAGGATTCGGATATTGGCTGTTGAAATTTGATGGCGGCAAATACAGCGAACACACGCAGATAACGGACAATCCACAAGGAATAGGAAATATCGAATATGCCTATCACCGGATGGCAAAAGCCTGCGGTATCGATATGATGGAATGCCGGTTACTTCAGGAAAAAGAGTCATATCACTTTATGACACGCCGTTTTGACCGTATGAAAGACGGAGAGAAAATCCATGTACAGACATTGGCCGGGCTTGCCCACTATGACCGTGACCAACGCCATTCATACGAAGAGATATTCCGTATCATGCGGCAGATGAACCTCCCTTATCCAGAGCAGGAGGAACTATACCGAAGAATGGTGTTCAACGTCATGAGCCGGAACCATGACGACCATAGCAAGAACTTATCTTTCCTGATGGATAGACAAAGGAAGTGGAAACTGGCCCCAGCATACGACCTCTGCTACTCATACACACCGGGCGGCAAATGGACGAACCGCCACCAGCTGTCACTCAACGGCAAACAAGACAATTTCACGATGGAAGATCTGCAAAAGGTAGGTGAGAACATGGGTATCCGGAAACACAAACAGATTATCGAAGAGATACAGGAAACCGTATCGCATTGGCATGAGACTGCCAAGGATTGCGGGGTCAAGCCGGAACACGCCGATTTTATCGGAGAAAACCTGCTCTTGTTCGGCAAGCAACTGCATACGATCCATATGCCGGACATTGCCAACGAACAAGAGCAGGCTTTCATGAAGGCTATGCGAAATGATGACTTCAATACCATTCTGAAACTGAAGATGAGAGGATATCAGCCATCGGAGAACACACTGAAAAGCCTCCAGCCGGATGTATCCGCCACCACCTTCATCGCTGCCGCCAAAATCTTCCAAATGGAAGGGATGCTAAAAAGCCTTCAGGACATAAAACCCGCGCAAAGCCCGATTACAGGCGGCAATAAACGTAGCATGGAATTGGGGGATTAGCACACAAACTACATCGCGCACAATTCAATATAACAGTAAATATATTAATTGTTATATATAATATTTTGATTTAACAATTAATATATTTACCTTTGTAAAATGACAACGAATCACATCACCCAAGCCATGGCCAATCCGGAAATCATAGTGGAACTGGGCAGACGATTTAAGGAATACAGGCTAACCTATAGGCTCACCCAAAAAGAGGCTGCCGAGAAAGCCGGTGTCAGCCTTATCACCTTACGCCAGTTTGAGAACGGGAAGGCCTATAACATCAATATGGGCAACTTTCTTGCCCTGTTACGAGTAGTGGACTGTCTGGAACAGATGGATGATCTGATGCCGGAAATACCTGTTTCAGCCTATACAATGGAACGAATAATGAATAAAAAGCCGAAAAGGATAAGACATGGAAAATAATGTTGTGAGTGTTATGTTATGGGGAGAAGAAGTCGGAAAGCTCTATTGGGACGAAAGAAACAAAAGAGCCGTCTTCAACTATCATCCGGATTTCATCAAGAAAGGAGTGGAAATCGCCCCACTGACCGCTTCTGTCAAAGGACCGGCGGCAAAGGGTATGCCCATACTCGGAAACAAAGAAAAGACTTATCAAGGTCTCCCACCGTTTTTGGCAGATTCATTGCCTGATCGGTGGGGTAACATGGTCTTCGACCAATGGGCGGCACAAAACCATATCCCCAAGCGCAAACTCACACCGGTAGATAAACTGTCTTTCATCGGGAAACGGGGAATGGGAGCCTTTGAGTTCATCCCGGCCACTCCTGGATTGGAATCCTCTTCCACTCTCCAGATAGAGAGTTTATACCAACTGGCACGCCGTATCTTTGAGGAACGGGAGGAAATATCCGTGCAAGATGACGAAGCACTGCAACTGCAAAGTATCTATGAGATAGGTACATCAGCCGGAGGGCAGCACCCGAAAGCCATCATCGCCATCAATGAAACGACACATGATATACGTTCCGGCCAAGTCCCTTTACCGGAGGGCTATACCTACTACATATTGAAGTTTGCAGAAGGGGACGATTTTCCGTTCACGCAAATGGAAATGGTATATTATGAGATGGCAAAGGAAGCCGGGATTACGATGATGCCTTCCCGACTCATTCAAATTGAGGGAAAACATCACTTCCTGACGGAGCGTTACGATAGGATAAACGGAGAGAAGATACATACACAGACACTTGCTGCCATGAATCCGGATGCAACGAGCTATGAGGATTTGTTTGAAGTCTGCCGAAAACTGAACATCCCGGCAAGCGAACAGTCCGAACTCTACCGTAGGACGGTATTCAATATCATGGGCGGCAATGTGGATGACCACATCAAGAATTTCTCTTTCCTGATGGAAAGAAACGGCACATGGCACATCACCCCAGCCTACGACATGACATTCACCACCAATTTGGACGGTGCGGCATACGAAAACGCACACTCCATGAGCATTGCAGGAAAAGATAACGACATCACGGAAGATGACCTGATGCAATTTGCCAAACAGAACGGAATAAAGAATGCGAAAAGGATAATCGAAGAAGTCAGCCTTGCCATCAGCCATTTTTACGATTATGCCACCAATCATCAAATCGATGACTATTGGAAAGACCGCATCGAAGAGCATCTTTCCGGTTTGGTATCTCCGATCATAGGGAAAACCATGAAACACTACCTGCCCACCATTGTCGAACCCTACGAGACAGAGGATGGCTTTTTGGTATCAGAAATCAACATCATCGAAAACACCCGGCATGATTTCCGTATCGAGGCC
This window of the Bacteroides zhangwenhongii genome carries:
- a CDS encoding type II toxin-antitoxin system HipA family toxin — protein: MENNVVSVMLWGEEVGKLYWDERNKRAVFNYHPDFIKKGVEIAPLTASVKGPAAKGMPILGNKEKTYQGLPPFLADSLPDRWGNMVFDQWAAQNHIPKRKLTPVDKLSFIGKRGMGAFEFIPATPGLESSSTLQIESLYQLARRIFEEREEISVQDDEALQLQSIYEIGTSAGGQHPKAIIAINETTHDIRSGQVPLPEGYTYYILKFAEGDDFPFTQMEMVYYEMAKEAGITMMPSRLIQIEGKHHFLTERYDRINGEKIHTQTLAAMNPDATSYEDLFEVCRKLNIPASEQSELYRRTVFNIMGGNVDDHIKNFSFLMERNGTWHITPAYDMTFTTNLDGAAYENAHSMSIAGKDNDITEDDLMQFAKQNGIKNAKRIIEEVSLAISHFYDYATNHQIDDYWKDRIEEHLSGLVSPIIGKTMKHYLPTIVEPYETEDGFLVSEINIIENTRHDFRIEAFINGKRQKYIAGRKSDLAAEVIAKGRNKMPVENKKELVERLLLPLARR